The segment CGCCGCCGCCCGGGAGCTCTTCGAGGAGGCCGGTGTCGTGCTCGCCGGCCCGGTCGAGCAGCCGGACCGCACAGTGGCCGACGTCAGCACACCCGACTGGGAGGCGGACCGGGCGGCCGTCCTGCGCCGCGAGCTCACCATGACCGAGTTGCTGGAGCGGCGGGGTCTGCGGCTGCGCGACGACCTGCTGCTGCCGTGGGCCCGCTGGGTGACCCCGGAGTTCGAGCCACGGCGCTTCGACACCTGGTTCTTCGTGGCGCTGCTGCCGGAGAGCCAGGCGGCCCGGGACGTCTCCGGCGAGGCCGACCGCACCGAGTGGATCTCGCCCGCCGAGTCGGGTGACCTGCCGATGCTGCCGCCCACCCTGCGCACACTGCGCGAGATCGCCGCCTGCGACACCATCCCGGGAGTGGTGGCGGCCGCCGAACACCGGGACGCCGCCAGCCCGCTCAACCCCCGCATCGAGGTGACCGCCGACGGCCGCGTCCTCCTGCACGTCCCGAACCACCCCGGCTGACCACCAGGGTCGTCTCACGGCCGCGGAGACAGCACTCGCGGTCAGCCGAACCAACCGGCTGACCGCGAGTGTCCCCTCGTGAACGTTTGTGCAGCGCTGAGCGTCAGCCGAACCGACCCGTGATGTAGTCCTCGGTCTTCTTCTGGGTCGGGTTGCTGAAGATCTTCTGGGTGTCGTCGTACTCGATCAGGCGGCCCGGGTCACCGGTCTTGTCGATCGAGAAGAAACCGGTCTTGTCGCTGACCCGCGCGGCCTGCTGCATGTTGTGCGTGACGATGATGATCGTGAAGCGGTCCTTCAGCTTGAACATCAGGTCCTCGATCGCCAGCGTCGAGATCGGGTCGAGCGCGGAACACGGCTCGTCCATCAGCACGACCTGCGGCTCGACGGCGATCGTGCGGGCGATGCAGAGACGCTGCTGCTGACCACCGGAGAGGCCGGCGCCCGGGCGGTCGAGCCGGTCCTTGACCTCGTCCCAGAGGTTCGCGGCGCGCAGCGACTTCTCCGCGGCCTCGTCGAGCAGCGCCTTCTTCTTGACGCCGTTCAGCTTGAGGCCGGCCACCGCGTTCTCGTAGATCGACATCGTCGGGAACGGGTTGGGCCGCTGGAAGACCATGCCGATCATGCGACGGACCGCGGTGACGTCCACGTCCGCGTCGTAGATGTTCTGGTCGTCGATGGTGAGCCGGCCCTCGATCCGGGCGCCGGGCAGCACCTCGTGCATGCGGTTGATGGACCGCAGGAACGTGGACTTGCCACAGCCGGACGGGCCGATCAGGGCGGTGATCGTCTTCGGCTCGACGGTCATCGAGACGCTGTCGATCGCCTTGAACGAACCGTAGTAGGAGGAGACGTTGTTCGCCTCGATGCGCTTGGCCATGGGGTACACCTCTTATCGGGACAGCTTGTTGCGACGGGCGAGCAGCTTGGCGGCGATGGTCAGGATCAGCACGAGCGCCACCAGGGTGAGCGCGGCCGTCCAGGCCCGGGCCGGTGCGTACCGGGAGGCGTCCCCGGCCTGCTGGTACACGAAGAGCGCCAGCGACTGCTGGTTCCCGGCGAACGGGTCGAAGTTGATCGCGGCAGCACCGCCGGCGACCAGGAGCACCGGGGCCGTCTCGCCCGCTGCGCGGGCGATGGCCAGCATCACGCCGGTGACGATGCCGGGCAGGGCGGTGGGGAGGACGACCTTCAGGATGGTCTTCCATTGGGGTACGCCCAGCGCGTACGAACCCTCCCGCAGCGGCCCCGGCACCAGCCGCAGCATCTCCTCGGTGGACCGGACGATCGTCGGCAGCATCAGCACGGTCAGCGCCAGCGCGGCGGCGAAACCGGAGAACCGCGGGTTCCCGTCGTTGAACCACGGGCTGACGATCAGCACCCAGAAGGAGAGGATGAACAGACCGGCCACGATCGACGGGATACCGGTCATCACGTCGACGAAGAAGCGGACCGTGTTGGCGAACCGGCCGCGGCCGTACTCGACCAGGTAGATCGCACCCAGCACACCGAGCGGCACCGCGATCAGGGTGGCGATGCCGACCTGCTCCAGGGTGCCGATGATGGCGTGGTAGGCGCCGCCCTCGGGGTCACGCGCACCGATGTTGTTCATCGAGGTGCCGAAGAAGTTGGCGTCCAGGCGCTCGGCGCCCTTGGAGATCAGCGTCCAGACCACCGAGGCGAGCGGCAGGATCGCCAGCACACAGGCCGAGTAGATCAGCGCCTGCATGGTGCGGTTGCGCGCGGCGCGCCGTCCCTCGACCCGGCTGGCGGCGATGTTGAGGCCGACCAGGTAGAGAACCAGGCCCACCACCAGGACCAGGACCCAGTTGCCGAAGCCGGTGCCCAGCACGATGACGGCGGCGATTGCGAAGGCAGCCACCGCGACCAGCACGTTGGTGACGACCGGCAGCTTGCGGGTCCGGATGTTGTCCGGCGTCATGACGACGCCGGGAACCTCACGTTCGAGAAGACTCATGCGGCACTGTCCCGGAACTCGCGACGGCGGTAGATGATCGCCCGCGCCGTCATGTTGACCACCAGCGTGATCGCGAAGAGCACCAGACCGGAGGCGATCAGGGCGCCACGACCGGTGGCGTTGGCCTCGCCGAAGGTGTTCGCGATGTTGGCGGCGATGGAGTTACCGCCGTTCTCGATCAGGTTGAACGAGATGTTGAAGGTGATGCCGAGGGTCAGCGCCAGGGCGATGGTCTCGCCGAGCGCCCGGCCCAGGCCGAGCATCACCGCGGCGATCACGCCGGGCTTGCCGTACGGCAGGACCGCGGTCCGGATCATCTCCCAGCGGGTGGCGCCGAGAGCCAGTGCCGCCTCCTCGTTCATGCCGGGGGTCTGCTGGAAGACCTCGCGGGAGAGCGACGTGACGATCGGCAGCACCATGATCGCCAGCACCAGGCCACCGAGCATGATCGACTGTCCGAACGGGCCCTCGCCACCGAAGATCGGGATCCAGCCGAAGTGCTCGTTGAGCCAGATCGAGAAGTTGCGTACCGGCACCTGCAGGACGTCGCGTCCCCAGAGTCCGAAGACCACGCTGGGTACGGCGGCCAGCAGGTCGATCACGAAGCCCAGCGGCGTGGCCAGCCGCCGGGGTGCGTAGTGCGACAGGAAGAGCGCGATGGCCAGTGCGATCGGAACCGCGACGACGAGCGCGAGGATCGAGCTGAGCACGGTGCCGAAGGCCAGGGCGGCGATACCGAACACCGGCTCGGTGTCGTTCGGGAACCAGGTCTTCTCGGTCAGGAAGTTCGCCGTGTTGGCCTGGAGGGCCGGCACCGCCTTCGACACCAGGAAGACCGCGATGGCGACGATGATGACCAGCACCATCGCGCCGGCGCCGGTGGACAGGCCGCGGAAACCTGTCTCGATCGAGAACCGGGCCTTCTTGGGGAGGGCGCCGCCGCCACCCAGCGGGGGCTCTTGGTAACTGCTCGGGGACGCACCGGTGCCGGCGCCCCGGGTGTGACCGTTTGTCACACCCGGTTCGCCGGCGGTGGCGTTACCCGAGCGGGAAGGGTAGTCACCCATCTACGCGCTCGCTGTCGTCTCGGAGGGATTGACGAGGGTCAGGAGATCGAGGCGACCGAGGCCTCGACCTTGGCGCGCAGCGTCTCGGGCAGCGGGGCGTAGCCCAGCTCAGCGAGCGCCGTCTGGCCGGCCGTGCTCGAGGTGTACTTCAGGAAGGACTGGATCTCCTTGGCCTTCGGGCTGCCCTTGCTGCAGGCGATCTCGTAGGTCACCAGCACGATCGGGTACGCACCCGCGGTCTTGGTGGTGTAGTCGAGGTCCAGCGCGAGGTCCCCGTCGGTGCCCTTGACGGTGGCGTTCTCGAAGGTCTTGCCGGCGCTCTCACCGCTCAGCTCGACGTACTCGCCCGCGCCGTTCTTGATCTTCGCGGTCTGCAGGTCGCTGTTCTCGGCGAACGAGAGCTCGACGTACGAGATGGTGTTCGGGGTGCTCTTGACCTTGGTGGCCACACCGTCCGACTTGGCCGCACCGGTGCCGCCCGGCGCCTTCCAGGCCTTGGCGTTGCTGTACTGCCAGTCGGCCTCAGCGGTCTTGCTGAGGTACTTGGTGAAGTTGTCGGTGGTGCCGGACTCGTCCGAGCGGTGCACCGTCTCGATGGTGGCGTCCGGGAGCTTGGCGCCCGAGTTCTCGGCCGCGATCGCGGCGTCGTTCCACTTCGTGATGCTGCCGGAGAAGATCTTGGCGAGGGTGGAGGGCGACAGCTGGAGGCCGTCGACGCCCTGCACGTTGTAGACGACGGCGATCGGGCCGATCACCATCGGCAGGTTGAGCGCCTTGCCACCGGGGCACTTGGCGTCGGCCTGCGCGACCTCTTCCTCCTTGAGAGCGGAGTCCGAGCCGGCGAAGTCGGCCGTACCGGCGACGAAGGCCTCGATGCCCGCACCCGAACCGGTGCCCTGGTAGTCCACCTTGGCGTCCGCACACTGGCTCTGGTACGCCTTGATCCACTCGTCCATGGCGTTCTTCTGAGCAGTGGAGCCCTGAGCCGTCAGGCTGCCGCTGACGCAGTCGCCCGGAGCGGCGGATGCGCCGCTACCGCTGCCGGTGGGCTCGTTGTCCGAACCGCACGCGGTGAGCGCGATCGTCGCAGTCAAAGCAATGCCGGCCACGAAACCAGCCCGCTGGAGCTTCACGGTTTTCCCTTCGGGTTCACTTGCCGCCGGCCTCTCACCGGCTCACACGGCAAAAGCTAAGAGCGCCAAGTGACCGGATCCCCGGTCGCAAATGAACTGGGAGTGAACACGTCGGCCCCAGAAGGTAGCCATCCACCGAGATGAAGTTGTCCGTTAAGTGAACGACGCCCCTGCTACCCGATATGCCGGATATTTCGGGCTAGTTGTTACCGCAGCGAGACACCCGCTTGTCCCGGGCGTGACCAAGCGGCACGCCCAGAGTGCGAGAAACGAGCCTCAGGGCCGCTGGTAGTTGACGTCGGTCTTGTAGACCTCGAAGCCGAGCCCGCGGTACAGCTTCACCGCAGCCGGGTTCGACTCGTCGACGTAGAGGTTGGACACCGTCAGCCCGGCGTCGGCGAGGTGCCGCAGGCCGGCCACGCTCAGCGCCTTGCCGAGGCCGCGACGGTGGCCGCCCGGGTCCACCCCGAGCACATAGATCTCGCCGATCGCCGGTTCGTCACCGGTGGCCGGGTGCACCTTGGTCCAGTGGAAGCCGAGCAGGGTGTCGGCGATGTCGACGGCGAGCAGGAAGCCGGCCGGGTCGAACCAGGGTTCGGCCTCACGCGTACGCAGATCGTCGAGGGTCCAGCGGCCCTGCTCCGGATGGTGGGCGAAGGCCCGCGCGTTGACCTCGAGCCAGCGCTGCTCGTCGGCGTCCGGATTGAAGGCACGGAGCGTGACCCCGTCCGGCAGGGGCACCTCGGGCAGGGGCTCGAGAAGCGAGCGGCGCATCTGCCAGAGGACCCGGGCGCGGGTGAAGCCGTTGCGGTCGGCGAAGGTGGCGGCGCCGGGATCGTCACCGTGCGCCCAGAACTTCAGCGGACCCTCGCCGGCCGCGGCCAGCAGAGCAGTGCCGTGCCCGGCCCGCCGGAACTGCGGATGAACCACCAGCTCGCCGGCCGAGCCCTCCAGGAAGGCATAGCCGGCCAGGCGGTCACCCGAATAGGACAGCAGATGTACGCCGTCGTAGGGCACGTCGCCACGAACCCGCAGAACGACGTCCTCGGAGAGCGGGTAGACGCCGTCCAGCTCGCCCGCGGCCGCAGCCAGGGCGAGAACGTCGTCCACCTCAGACGCGGACAGCCGGTCCGCGGCACGGACCGGCTGTCGCATCGTCATGTCGTGATCTTAGGTCAGACCGGGATCGACACGGGATCGTTGTCCGGCAGCTGCCGGCCCGACGGAGGGACCACGAACTTGTAGCCCACCTGGCGCACGGTGCCGATCATCGACTCGTACTCCGAGCCGAGCTTGGCCCGCAGGCGCCGCACGTGCACGTCGACCGTACGCGTACCGCCGAAGTAGTCGTAGCCCCAGACCTCGCGGAGCAGCTGGTCACGGGTGAAGACCCGGCCCGGGTGCTGGGCGAGGAACTTGAGGAGCTCGAACTCCTTGTAGGTGAGGTCGAGCGGGCGGCCCTTGAGCTTCGCCGCATACGTATCCGGGTCGATGTTGAGCTCGCCGGCCCGGATCGAGCCGCCCGCCCCGGCCGTCGCGTTGTTGAGCCGGCCGACGCAGAGCCGCAGGCGGGCCTCCACCTCAGCGGGTCCCGCGCTGGCCAGGATGACGTCGTCGACACCCCAGTCGGCGTTGAGGGCGATCAGGCCGGCCTCGGTGACCACCGCGATCAGCGGGACCCCGATGCCGGTGGCGTGCAGCATGCGGCAGGTGGCGCGTGCCTCGGAGAGCTCCGAGCGGGCGTCGACCAGGACGGCGTCGGGGCTCGGCCCGGACACCAGGGTGCGCACATCACGGGGGGCAGTACGTACTGAGTGGGGCAGAAGGTCCAGGGCGGGCAGCACGGCGGATGGTTCGCCGGCACGTGCCGTCACCAGCAGAAGGATCTCCACACTCACCTCCGTCCTCGCAGCGCTCAGCGCCGCTCGGGTGACCCGGTTTGCGCAGCTCAAAGCTCCGCTACCGGAGAACTGGGCCCGGCGTCACCGACGGGTGGGTTGCGCTCACCTTAACCGATGCAGCTCCTTCGACGCCCTTGTCGCACACGCAAGTGATGCAAGGAACGCCGGAAAGGTGGCTGTTCGATGGATTCGTTAACCAGCCTTTTACCGGAACCCACCGGCGCGAACCGGCCCTGATCGCGCAGCGATTGGGACGACGGTCACGCGTCTGGCACGATCGCAGTCGTGTTTCCCTCCATGCCGCAGGACGATCCCTGGGACGCCGAAGCCTCCCAGCACGTCGCCCGCAACCCGGGCCGGCCCAAGGCCGGGTTCTACGGCGCTGTCCCGGAGGACGACGAGGACGGCCGGCATCCGTCGTCGGACGAGGACGAGGAGGAGGAGTTCGAGGAGATCGAGGTCGTCCCGGTGCGCCCGAAGCTCTCGGTCGCGATCGGTGGATTCGCCGCGCTCCTCGCCGTCGCCGTGGCGCTGGGCGCTCAGACGACCGGTCCGGAC is part of the Actinoplanes sp. NBC_00393 genome and harbors:
- the pstA gene encoding phosphate ABC transporter permease PstA, producing the protein MTPDNIRTRKLPVVTNVLVAVAAFAIAAVIVLGTGFGNWVLVLVVGLVLYLVGLNIAASRVEGRRAARNRTMQALIYSACVLAILPLASVVWTLISKGAERLDANFFGTSMNNIGARDPEGGAYHAIIGTLEQVGIATLIAVPLGVLGAIYLVEYGRGRFANTVRFFVDVMTGIPSIVAGLFILSFWVLIVSPWFNDGNPRFSGFAAALALTVLMLPTIVRSTEEMLRLVPGPLREGSYALGVPQWKTILKVVLPTALPGIVTGVMLAIARAAGETAPVLLVAGGAAAINFDPFAGNQQSLALFVYQQAGDASRYAPARAWTAALTLVALVLILTIAAKLLARRNKLSR
- the pstC gene encoding phosphate ABC transporter permease subunit PstC, translated to MGDYPSRSGNATAGEPGVTNGHTRGAGTGASPSSYQEPPLGGGGALPKKARFSIETGFRGLSTGAGAMVLVIIVAIAVFLVSKAVPALQANTANFLTEKTWFPNDTEPVFGIAALAFGTVLSSILALVVAVPIALAIALFLSHYAPRRLATPLGFVIDLLAAVPSVVFGLWGRDVLQVPVRNFSIWLNEHFGWIPIFGGEGPFGQSIMLGGLVLAIMVLPIVTSLSREVFQQTPGMNEEAALALGATRWEMIRTAVLPYGKPGVIAAVMLGLGRALGETIALALTLGITFNISFNLIENGGNSIAANIANTFGEANATGRGALIASGLVLFAITLVVNMTARAIIYRRREFRDSAA
- a CDS encoding NUDIX hydrolase, coding for MLQRARDFTGPPAAARPAATVVLLRPHGDAFQVYVLRRATTMVFGGVYAFPGGAVDPSDRPSTIHDDWAARLGVPDDQARAVVGAAARELFEEAGVVLAGPVEQPDRTVADVSTPDWEADRAAVLRRELTMTELLERRGLRLRDDLLLPWARWVTPEFEPRRFDTWFFVALLPESQAARDVSGEADRTEWISPAESGDLPMLPPTLRTLREIAACDTIPGVVAAAEHRDAASPLNPRIEVTADGRVLLHVPNHPG
- the mshD gene encoding mycothiol synthase, translated to MTMRQPVRAADRLSASEVDDVLALAAAAGELDGVYPLSEDVVLRVRGDVPYDGVHLLSYSGDRLAGYAFLEGSAGELVVHPQFRRAGHGTALLAAAGEGPLKFWAHGDDPGAATFADRNGFTRARVLWQMRRSLLEPLPEVPLPDGVTLRAFNPDADEQRWLEVNARAFAHHPEQGRWTLDDLRTREAEPWFDPAGFLLAVDIADTLLGFHWTKVHPATGDEPAIGEIYVLGVDPGGHRRGLGKALSVAGLRHLADAGLTVSNLYVDESNPAAVKLYRGLGFEVYKTDVNYQRP
- the pstS gene encoding phosphate ABC transporter substrate-binding protein PstS, with product MKLQRAGFVAGIALTATIALTACGSDNEPTGSGSGASAAPGDCVSGSLTAQGSTAQKNAMDEWIKAYQSQCADAKVDYQGTGSGAGIEAFVAGTADFAGSDSALKEEEVAQADAKCPGGKALNLPMVIGPIAVVYNVQGVDGLQLSPSTLAKIFSGSITKWNDAAIAAENSGAKLPDATIETVHRSDESGTTDNFTKYLSKTAEADWQYSNAKAWKAPGGTGAAKSDGVATKVKSTPNTISYVELSFAENSDLQTAKIKNGAGEYVELSGESAGKTFENATVKGTDGDLALDLDYTTKTAGAYPIVLVTYEIACSKGSPKAKEIQSFLKYTSSTAGQTALAELGYAPLPETLRAKVEASVASIS
- the pstB gene encoding phosphate ABC transporter ATP-binding protein PstB, which encodes MAKRIEANNVSSYYGSFKAIDSVSMTVEPKTITALIGPSGCGKSTFLRSINRMHEVLPGARIEGRLTIDDQNIYDADVDVTAVRRMIGMVFQRPNPFPTMSIYENAVAGLKLNGVKKKALLDEAAEKSLRAANLWDEVKDRLDRPGAGLSGGQQQRLCIARTIAVEPQVVLMDEPCSALDPISTLAIEDLMFKLKDRFTIIIVTHNMQQAARVSDKTGFFSIDKTGDPGRLIEYDDTQKIFSNPTQKKTEDYITGRFG
- a CDS encoding winged helix-turn-helix transcriptional regulator, which codes for MEILLLVTARAGEPSAVLPALDLLPHSVRTAPRDVRTLVSGPSPDAVLVDARSELSEARATCRMLHATGIGVPLIAVVTEAGLIALNADWGVDDVILASAGPAEVEARLRLCVGRLNNATAGAGGSIRAGELNIDPDTYAAKLKGRPLDLTYKEFELLKFLAQHPGRVFTRDQLLREVWGYDYFGGTRTVDVHVRRLRAKLGSEYESMIGTVRQVGYKFVVPPSGRQLPDNDPVSIPV